One window of Macrococcus sp. 19Msa1099 genomic DNA carries:
- the aspS gene encoding aspartate--tRNA ligase, which translates to MDNRTTYCGLVTESYIGQEIILKGWVQKRRDLGGLIFIDLRDREGVVQIVFNPDFSKEALAIAETIRSEYVIEVHGKVAMRDEAVINPKIKTGKVEVQVSDVTIINKSETPPFQIEAETDSSEDVRLKYRYLDLRREPLANTFKMRHQITRAVRNYLDEGGFYEVETPVLTKSTPEGARDYLVPSRVQEGEFYALPQSPQIFKQLLMIGGFDKYYQIVKCFRDEDLRADRQPEFTQIDIEMSFVDQEDVMTMNEGMLKRIMKDVKGIDIVTPFPRMTYEEAMRDYGIDKPDTRFDMKLVTLNELASKMEFKVFKGAVESGGAVKAIVVKGASDKYSRKDIDALQEYAKIYGAKGLAWVKVTEDGLNGPIAKFFEESHASELLDVTNAETGDLILFVADKWSVVNASLANLRNKLGKELGLIDDNKFNFLWVTDWPLFEYDEELDRYFAAHHPFTAPKKEHRELLKTDKEKVQANAYDVVLNGYELGGGSIRIHDQEMQQEMFEALGFSEEEAQEQFGFLMDAFKYGAPPHGGIALGLDRMVMLLSGRTNLRDVIAFPKTASATCLLTDAPSKVDDKQLEELHIQLNIENSEK; encoded by the coding sequence ATGGATAACAGAACAACTTATTGTGGCTTAGTCACAGAATCATATATAGGACAAGAAATTATTTTAAAGGGATGGGTACAAAAACGTCGTGACTTAGGCGGACTAATCTTTATTGATCTACGCGACCGTGAAGGTGTCGTACAGATTGTATTTAACCCGGACTTCTCAAAAGAAGCATTGGCAATTGCTGAAACCATCCGTTCTGAATATGTTATTGAAGTTCATGGTAAGGTAGCGATGCGTGATGAAGCTGTTATCAACCCAAAGATTAAAACAGGTAAAGTAGAAGTTCAGGTTAGTGATGTAACGATTATTAATAAATCTGAAACACCACCATTCCAGATTGAAGCAGAGACTGATAGCTCAGAAGACGTGCGTTTAAAATATCGTTACCTAGATTTACGCCGTGAACCTTTAGCGAACACATTTAAAATGCGTCATCAAATTACACGTGCTGTACGTAACTACTTAGATGAAGGTGGATTTTACGAAGTTGAAACACCTGTACTTACGAAATCTACTCCTGAAGGTGCACGTGATTATCTTGTTCCGTCACGTGTACAAGAAGGAGAATTCTATGCATTACCACAGTCTCCGCAAATCTTTAAGCAGTTATTGATGATTGGTGGATTTGATAAATACTATCAGATCGTTAAGTGTTTCCGTGATGAAGATCTACGTGCAGACCGTCAGCCGGAGTTTACTCAGATTGATATCGAAATGAGCTTTGTTGATCAGGAAGATGTTATGACAATGAATGAAGGAATGCTTAAACGTATTATGAAAGATGTTAAAGGGATCGATATTGTGACACCTTTCCCGCGTATGACGTATGAAGAAGCGATGCGTGATTACGGAATTGATAAACCTGACACACGTTTTGATATGAAACTTGTGACTTTAAATGAACTTGCTTCAAAGATGGAATTTAAAGTATTCAAAGGTGCCGTAGAAAGTGGTGGTGCCGTTAAAGCAATCGTTGTAAAAGGCGCAAGCGATAAATATTCACGTAAAGATATTGATGCGTTACAGGAATATGCAAAGATATATGGTGCGAAAGGGTTAGCATGGGTTAAAGTGACTGAAGATGGATTAAACGGACCGATCGCGAAATTCTTTGAAGAAAGTCATGCATCAGAATTATTAGATGTGACAAATGCAGAGACGGGTGACTTAATATTATTTGTTGCTGATAAGTGGAGTGTTGTCAACGCAAGCCTCGCAAACTTACGTAATAAGCTTGGTAAGGAACTTGGCTTAATTGACGATAATAAATTTAACTTCTTGTGGGTGACAGACTGGCCGTTATTTGAATATGACGAGGAGCTAGATCGCTACTTCGCAGCACACCATCCATTCACAGCACCGAAAAAAGAGCATAGAGAATTATTGAAAACGGACAAAGAAAAAGTACAGGCGAATGCATATGACGTCGTATTAAATGGTTATGAGCTCGGTGGTGGATCAATCCGTATACATGATCAGGAGATGCAGCAGGAGATGTTCGAGGCATTAGGATTCAGTGAAGAAGAAGCACAGGAACAGTTTGGATTCTTAATGGATGCATTTAAGTACGGTGCGCCACCACATGGCGGTATCGCTCTAGGATTAGACCGTATGGTAATGTTATTATCAGGCCGTACAAACTTACGTGACGTAATCGCATTCCCGAAAACTGCAAGTGCAACTTGTTTATTGACAGATGCACCAAGTAAAGTGGACGACAAGCAATTAGAAGAACTTCATATCCAGTTAAATATTGAAAATTCAGAAAAATAG
- a CDS encoding tRNA threonylcarbamoyladenosine dehydratase produces the protein MKHQFSRNELAYGKEGLDALNKKTVMVLGVGGVGSFAAEALARTNIGHIILIDKDDVDITNVNRQIHALTTTVGQSKVTLMEERIKLINPECKVTSLHMFYTDETYEEIFEYDIDYVVDASDTIMYKIHLMKECLKRGIKIISSMGAANKTDPTRFQIADISKTHTDPMAKVIRTKLRKEKIYKGIPVVFSDESPIVIRDDVKSYVGNPDAPIRKAQMPPSSNAFVPSVVGLICASYVVNDILKDFPVTRVKDKQNSN, from the coding sequence ATGAAACATCAATTTTCAAGAAATGAGCTTGCATATGGAAAAGAAGGATTAGATGCATTAAATAAAAAGACGGTAATGGTCTTAGGTGTTGGAGGGGTAGGTTCTTTCGCTGCTGAAGCGCTTGCTCGTACCAATATCGGGCACATTATACTGATCGATAAAGACGATGTAGATATTACAAACGTTAACCGTCAAATTCATGCACTGACGACAACTGTGGGACAATCTAAAGTAACATTAATGGAAGAGCGTATAAAATTAATCAATCCTGAATGTAAGGTGACTTCTCTGCATATGTTCTATACAGACGAAACGTATGAAGAGATATTCGAATATGACATTGATTATGTTGTAGACGCATCAGATACAATCATGTATAAAATTCATTTAATGAAAGAATGTCTAAAGCGTGGTATAAAGATTATTTCGAGCATGGGGGCTGCAAACAAAACGGATCCGACACGTTTCCAGATTGCAGATATCTCGAAGACACATACAGATCCTATGGCGAAAGTAATTCGCACAAAGCTGCGTAAAGAGAAGATTTATAAAGGCATCCCTGTTGTTTTCTCTGATGAAAGTCCGATTGTAATACGTGACGATGTGAAATCGTATGTCGGCAACCCTGATGCTCCGATTCGTAAAGCGCAGATGCCCCCGTCTTCTAATGCTTTTGTACCAAGTGTTGTCGGATTAATTTGTGCGAGCTATGTGGTAAATGATATTTTGAAGGATTTCCCTGTGACACGTGTGAAAGATAAACAAAACAGCAATTGA
- the hisS gene encoding histidine--tRNA ligase, with protein MINIPRGTQDILPAETAKWRYVESKLHNIAASYNYKEIRTPMFESTDLFARGVGGSTDIVQKEMYTFKDKGDRSLTLRPEGTAAVVRSYIENKMNGDANQPVKLYYNGPMFRYERKQKGRYRQFVQFGVEAIGSENPAIDAEVIHMVYNIYKSFGLKHIKIVLNSIGDMDSREEYKQALIEHFEPHIDNFCNDCKNRLHTNPMRILDCKVDHEQPAVKTAPKITEYLNDYSRNYYEEVKQYLDLLNIPYIEDANLVRGLDYYTHTAFEVMSEAEGFGAITTLCGGGRYNGLLEMLDGPKETGIGFALSIERLLLAIEAEGIELDVEESVDIFVVTMPETVKEAVKIVAELRNAGIRADMDYLGRKMKGQMKQADRIHATYTVVLGSDEIETNEIQIKAMQTGESETIKLQDIASYIKGE; from the coding sequence ATGATTAATATACCAAGAGGAACACAAGATATACTACCTGCTGAAACTGCCAAGTGGCGCTATGTCGAATCAAAGTTGCATAATATTGCAGCAAGTTATAACTATAAGGAAATCCGTACACCAATGTTTGAGTCGACGGATCTCTTCGCGCGTGGTGTTGGAGGTTCTACAGATATCGTTCAAAAAGAAATGTATACGTTCAAAGATAAAGGAGATCGTAGTTTAACATTACGTCCAGAAGGGACAGCAGCTGTTGTAAGAAGTTATATTGAGAATAAGATGAATGGAGATGCTAATCAACCGGTTAAACTTTATTATAATGGGCCAATGTTCCGCTACGAACGTAAACAAAAAGGACGTTATCGTCAATTTGTACAGTTCGGTGTTGAAGCAATCGGTAGTGAAAATCCAGCAATTGATGCAGAAGTTATTCATATGGTGTATAACATATACAAATCATTTGGGTTGAAGCATATTAAGATTGTACTGAACTCAATTGGTGATATGGATAGTAGAGAAGAGTATAAACAGGCGCTCATTGAGCATTTTGAACCACATATCGATAATTTCTGTAATGACTGTAAAAACAGATTACATACGAATCCGATGCGTATCCTGGATTGTAAGGTTGACCATGAGCAGCCTGCAGTTAAAACAGCACCGAAGATTACTGAGTACTTAAACGATTATTCAAGAAATTATTATGAAGAAGTGAAACAATACTTAGACTTGCTAAACATTCCATATATCGAGGATGCAAATTTAGTGCGTGGCCTAGATTACTATACGCATACTGCATTTGAAGTGATGAGTGAAGCGGAAGGTTTCGGAGCGATTACAACACTTTGTGGTGGTGGTCGTTATAACGGATTATTAGAGATGCTGGATGGACCTAAAGAAACAGGAATCGGATTCGCATTAAGTATTGAACGATTATTGCTTGCGATTGAAGCAGAAGGCATTGAACTTGATGTTGAAGAATCAGTAGATATATTTGTTGTAACGATGCCTGAAACTGTGAAAGAAGCAGTTAAGATTGTTGCAGAACTGCGTAATGCAGGTATACGTGCTGATATGGACTATCTCGGACGTAAGATGAAAGGTCAGATGAAGCAGGCCGACCGTATTCACGCAACATACACTGTTGTACTCGGAAGCGACGAAATTGAGACGAATGAAATACAAATTAAAGCGATGCAGACCGGTGAAAGTGAAACAATTAAATTACAGGATATTGCATCATATATTAAAGGAGAATAA
- a CDS encoding ABC transporter permease: MGKLVYNEWIKYFNRLGTWIMLGLIILFMLLPSLLTMQFGSTKYDHKTYGDNWKTEVKKDIKDMQTELAKINKKKEKDREVVDYNKLATYESRISELSFYLKKDVQPPAGNDVYGDMLGINGFIPLIAIMITVMCSGLMSREYQQGTIKLLLIRPASRLKIFASKLIFAFIASFLFLLFGYVVKLIISLITSQMNPTSKIAVQSGEEMKYKMVEFMPLLMRHFANDYMYVVIFAVIAFSLSVLFRNTSLSIGIAFTLMFFGDIAVMFLQSKTELVKFLWPANWGLNQYNVDNIAPLPVDDMTFTYSLIYNIVALLIVIIVTAVIFKKRDVAN, from the coding sequence TTGGGTAAGCTGGTTTATAACGAATGGATTAAATATTTCAATCGACTTGGAACATGGATCATGCTCGGGTTAATCATTTTATTTATGTTGCTGCCTAGTTTACTAACGATGCAGTTTGGTTCAACGAAGTATGACCATAAAACGTATGGTGATAACTGGAAAACTGAAGTAAAAAAAGATATTAAGGATATGCAGACGGAACTTGCAAAAATTAATAAAAAGAAAGAAAAAGATAGAGAAGTAGTAGATTATAATAAACTTGCGACGTATGAAAGTCGTATTTCTGAGTTGTCATTCTACTTGAAAAAAGATGTTCAGCCACCTGCTGGTAATGATGTATATGGTGATATGCTCGGTATCAATGGTTTTATCCCATTAATCGCGATAATGATTACAGTTATGTGTAGCGGATTAATGTCGCGTGAATATCAGCAAGGGACGATTAAACTGTTATTAATACGCCCAGCATCACGACTTAAAATATTTGCATCTAAATTAATATTTGCATTTATTGCATCGTTTTTATTCCTGTTATTTGGTTATGTCGTGAAGCTTATCATTAGTCTTATAACATCTCAAATGAATCCAACAAGTAAGATTGCTGTACAGAGTGGTGAAGAGATGAAGTATAAAATGGTAGAATTCATGCCATTACTGATGAGACATTTTGCAAATGACTATATGTACGTTGTTATATTTGCAGTTATTGCATTTAGTTTATCCGTACTGTTCAGAAATACTTCATTAAGTATCGGTATCGCATTTACGTTAATGTTCTTCGGAGATATCGCTGTCATGTTCTTACAAAGTAAAACTGAACTTGTAAAGTTTTTATGGCCGGCGAACTGGGGACTGAATCAATATAATGTTGATAATATTGCACCACTACCTGTAGACGATATGACGTTTACTTACAGTTTAATTTACAACATTGTTGCACTACTCATTGTAATTATCGTAACTGCTGTTATATTTAAGAAACGAGATGTAGCAAACTAA
- the dtd gene encoding D-aminoacyl-tRNA deacylase: protein MRVLVQRVKEASVKSGDYYGSVQKGLLLLVGIHEESTERDADVLADKIVKSRIFEDAGGKMNLSVQDIDGEILSISQFTLYADVKKGNRPSFTKAMQPRKAEQLYHYFNMQLKNKGMTVVQGCFGEMMDIALINEGPVTIMYESKDGKLV, encoded by the coding sequence ATGAGAGTTTTAGTACAAAGAGTGAAAGAAGCTTCCGTGAAGAGTGGTGATTATTACGGATCGGTTCAAAAAGGGTTGCTGCTACTTGTCGGTATTCATGAAGAGAGCACTGAACGTGATGCAGATGTACTGGCAGATAAAATTGTGAAATCTAGAATCTTCGAAGATGCTGGCGGTAAGATGAACTTATCTGTTCAGGATATCGACGGAGAAATTTTGTCGATTTCTCAGTTTACACTGTATGCAGATGTAAAAAAAGGAAATCGTCCAAGCTTTACTAAAGCTATGCAGCCACGAAAAGCAGAGCAGTTATACCATTATTTTAATATGCAGCTTAAAAATAAAGGGATGACGGTTGTGCAGGGATGTTTTGGTGAAATGATGGATATTGCACTGATAAATGAAGGACCCGTTACCATCATGTATGAGAGTAAAGATGGTAAGTTAGTATGA
- a CDS encoding N-acetylmuramoyl-L-alanine amidase encodes MTKIKLTTKALKLLLALSLLVLIVLIMFAFIAKQENPKRLSLVEDNSLRTGPSAMYPEIFKVEKGESFKILKQDKKWFFVQNDEKKGWIAGWHTNLNIKRDHVHQEHPLKNKTIIIDAGHGGADQGASSRNGTKEKEITLKTGLMLRDKLQDEGANVIMTRATDEYVKLNDRKGKADAFLSIHADALEGSAPHGLTVYYYRDSQKMLADTLHMAIKKKALLSDRGVRQENFQVIRQTKQPAVLLELGYISNPTDEHMMNDQIYRQITTTSIVDGLRNYFSY; translated from the coding sequence ATGACGAAGATAAAACTGACGACAAAAGCATTGAAACTATTACTGGCACTTTCTTTGTTGGTATTAATTGTGCTTATTATGTTTGCTTTCATTGCAAAGCAGGAAAACCCAAAACGTTTGTCATTAGTTGAAGACAATTCACTGAGAACTGGTCCGAGTGCGATGTATCCTGAAATCTTCAAAGTTGAAAAAGGTGAGTCCTTCAAAATATTGAAGCAGGATAAAAAATGGTTCTTCGTTCAAAATGATGAGAAAAAAGGATGGATTGCAGGTTGGCACACGAATTTAAATATTAAACGTGACCACGTTCATCAGGAACACCCTTTAAAAAATAAGACCATCATCATAGATGCAGGACATGGTGGTGCAGACCAAGGTGCATCAAGTAGAAATGGTACAAAGGAAAAGGAAATCACCTTAAAGACCGGTCTCATGCTGAGGGATAAGTTACAGGATGAAGGTGCGAATGTAATTATGACGCGCGCAACTGATGAATACGTTAAGCTGAATGACCGTAAAGGAAAGGCTGATGCATTTTTAAGTATTCATGCAGATGCTTTGGAAGGTTCAGCACCACATGGTCTGACGGTCTATTATTATAGAGACTCACAAAAAATGCTCGCTGATACATTGCATATGGCGATTAAGAAAAAAGCGTTATTATCTGATCGTGGTGTAAGGCAGGAGAACTTTCAGGTCATACGTCAGACGAAGCAGCCGGCAGTATTGCTAGAACTTGGATATATAAGTAATCCTACTGATGAACATATGATGAACGACCAAATATACCGTCAGATTACGACGACGAGTATAGTAGACGGTCTTAGAAATTACTTTTCTTATTAA
- a CDS encoding ABC transporter ATP-binding protein — MESQQYSLEVTNLHKKIGKKEIIKDLNFTVNKGEVFGFLGPNGAGKTTTIRMIVGLTTPTEGDIKVLGKSVVHNRSEIMKDIGAIVENPELYPFLSGYENLKQFARMQKGITKADIDRVVKLVGLQPRIKDKVKKYSLGMRQRLGLAQALLHKPKILILDEPTNGLDPAGIREIRDYIKKLAKEENMSVIVSSHLMSEMELMCDRFGIIKNGKMVQIEEVNKVVTSDTIVKHTLDLYPSERAQAFFQRIGKQYHQEGDTFTIDTASKDIPELIRNIVKDDIDIYSVTKEKVSLEDRFMNITNDGGVHIG; from the coding sequence ATGGAAAGTCAGCAATATAGTCTTGAAGTCACTAATCTTCACAAAAAGATTGGTAAGAAAGAAATTATTAAAGATCTGAACTTCACCGTAAATAAAGGAGAAGTATTTGGCTTCCTCGGTCCGAACGGTGCAGGTAAAACGACGACAATCCGTATGATTGTAGGTCTTACAACACCAACAGAAGGTGACATTAAAGTACTTGGAAAGTCTGTCGTGCACAATCGTTCAGAAATAATGAAAGATATCGGTGCAATTGTAGAAAATCCTGAGCTTTATCCATTTTTATCTGGATATGAAAACTTAAAGCAGTTTGCACGTATGCAAAAAGGAATAACGAAAGCTGATATCGATCGCGTTGTGAAGCTTGTAGGGCTCCAGCCACGTATAAAAGATAAAGTGAAGAAGTATTCACTAGGTATGCGTCAACGTTTAGGTCTGGCACAGGCGCTCTTACATAAACCGAAAATTTTAATTTTAGACGAACCGACAAACGGATTAGATCCGGCCGGAATTCGTGAAATTCGTGACTACATAAAGAAACTCGCTAAAGAAGAAAATATGTCAGTAATCGTATCAAGCCATTTAATGAGTGAGATGGAGCTGATGTGTGACCGTTTCGGTATTATTAAAAATGGTAAGATGGTACAAATTGAAGAAGTCAATAAAGTTGTAACATCAGACACTATTGTTAAACATACGTTAGACTTATATCCTTCTGAACGTGCGCAGGCATTTTTCCAGCGTATTGGTAAACAGTATCATCAAGAAGGTGATACGTTTACAATCGATACCGCAAGTAAAGATATACCGGAATTGATACGTAATATCGTAAAGGATGATATTGATATATATAGTGTTACGAAAGAAAAAGTATCACTTGAAGATCGCTTTATGAATATTACGAATGACGGAGGTGTGCACATTGGGTAA